One window of Tenacibaculum maritimum NCIMB 2154 genomic DNA carries:
- a CDS encoding DUF6495 family protein, whose protein sequence is MKYRQLTREQFESLHEEFARFLASQSIDAKEWKQLKEEKPHIAAEEMNIFSDVVWDDVLTKTAYLEHFSESSINLFKSDKEEIHRIVINVENKKANLLTQEGFEWLLKNAMDESVAFFKGTKKYRDERNFEVFDLIEKGSQIAKGAIFEHFNRLIS, encoded by the coding sequence ATGAAATATAGACAATTAACTAGAGAGCAATTTGAAAGTTTGCATGAAGAGTTTGCACGTTTTTTAGCATCACAGAGTATTGATGCAAAAGAATGGAAACAATTGAAAGAAGAGAAACCTCATATAGCAGCAGAAGAAATGAATATTTTTTCAGATGTGGTTTGGGATGATGTACTTACTAAAACAGCATACTTGGAGCATTTTTCTGAAAGCTCAATAAATCTTTTTAAAAGTGATAAGGAAGAAATTCATAGAATCGTGATAAATGTAGAGAACAAGAAGGCAAACTTACTAACCCAAGAAGGTTTTGAATGGTTGTTAAAAAATGCGATGGATGAATCTGTGGCATTTTTTAAAGGAACAAAGAAGTATCGTGATGAACGAAACTTTGAAGTTTTCGACCTTATAGAAAAAGGAAGTCAAATAGCAAAAGGAGCTATTTTTGAGCATTTTAACCGATTAATTTCTTAA
- a CDS encoding SIR2 family NAD-dependent protein deacylase, with product MKKRIAILTGAGMSAESGIQTFRDANGLWEGHNVMEVASPEGFSKNPELVLNFYNQRRKQLLTVQPNKGHFNLKKLEENFIVNIITQNVDDLHERAGSKNVIHLHGELLKVRSSLHENSIYNWNSDLLLGDTCKQGAQLRPHIVWFGEMVPMLDKAIEIIQKADILVIIGTSMQVYPAASLIHYAQPHIPIYFIDPAPAVSYQDFHNLTVIQNIASSGTEILLKKLIG from the coding sequence ATGAAAAAAAGAATAGCAATACTCACCGGAGCAGGTATGAGCGCTGAAAGCGGTATTCAAACTTTTAGAGATGCTAATGGTTTATGGGAAGGACATAACGTTATGGAAGTTGCTAGCCCTGAAGGTTTTTCTAAAAATCCTGAATTAGTTTTAAATTTTTACAACCAACGCCGCAAACAATTACTAACCGTACAACCTAATAAGGGGCATTTTAACTTAAAAAAGCTAGAAGAAAATTTTATTGTTAATATTATTACCCAAAATGTTGATGACCTACATGAACGTGCAGGATCTAAAAACGTAATTCATTTGCATGGCGAGCTTTTAAAGGTAAGAAGTAGCCTTCATGAAAATAGTATTTATAATTGGAATTCTGATTTACTTTTAGGGGATACTTGCAAGCAGGGTGCACAGTTAAGACCTCATATTGTTTGGTTTGGTGAAATGGTTCCTATGCTTGATAAAGCCATTGAAATTATCCAAAAAGCAGATATTTTAGTTATTATTGGTACTTCTATGCAAGTATATCCTGCTGCTAGCTTGATTCATTACGCTCAACCTCATATACCTATCTATTTTATAGATCCGGCACCAGCTGTTTCCTATCAAGATTTTCATAACTTAACTGTTATACAAAATATTGCTAGCTCAGGTACAGAAATACTTCTTAAGAAATTAATCGGTTAA